Proteins co-encoded in one Nonlabens agnitus genomic window:
- a CDS encoding orotate phosphoribosyltransferase — MNLESRVAKTQKSPEELYNFLTQVENFKHLLPDDAKFELLGEDKFLFGLKGMPEIKLTLKESTPYSKVVLGSLGDKLSFTLTADIEEDPQGAAAQLFFQGDFNAMMAMMIKGPINKFLEQLANGIEKL, encoded by the coding sequence ATGAATCTAGAAAGCCGTGTTGCCAAAACACAAAAATCACCAGAAGAACTTTATAATTTTCTGACCCAAGTAGAGAATTTCAAACACCTCTTACCTGATGATGCAAAATTTGAACTGTTAGGAGAAGATAAATTCCTATTTGGCCTTAAAGGCATGCCAGAAATTAAATTGACGCTTAAGGAATCTACTCCATATTCTAAGGTTGTACTGGGTTCACTAGGTGATAAATTGTCGTTTACTTTAACGGCAGACATTGAAGAAGACCCTCAAGGTGCCGCAGCACAACTGTTTTTTCAAGGAGATTTTAATGCCATGATGGCAATGATGATCAAAGGACCTATCAATAAGTTCTTGGAGCAACTTGCTAACGGTATCGAGAAACTCTAG